A window of Thermodesulfovibrio thiophilus DSM 17215 contains these coding sequences:
- a CDS encoding polyprenyl synthetase family protein, with translation MNLNDTFKEYEVELKEVEKELTKIFKSEALLIPTIGAYIINSGGKRLRPLFLLLSSDLAGYRGHKRVVLAAVIEALHTASLLHDDVVDEAELRRGKTAANKVWGNQVVVLLGDYLYAKALHVSVAQESLQIIEALSKATSLMAEGEILQLMKTGDPSITFDEYIKIITGKTAGLISAACRIAGLLAELPAEKVQALTDFGHYIGIAFQMLDDILDYVANESELGKKLGKDLMEGKITLPLIELLRKANEKEDVIKIIKSEDFSEQSLVGILNYLETYKCIDSSMEIAKNYIERAKQSLEIFPDSQYRQRLLSIADYILLRNK, from the coding sequence GTGAATCTTAATGATACGTTTAAAGAATATGAAGTGGAACTTAAAGAAGTAGAAAAAGAGCTTACAAAGATTTTTAAATCAGAGGCACTTCTTATACCAACAATTGGAGCGTATATTATAAACTCCGGAGGGAAACGGCTTCGTCCACTTTTTTTACTTCTTAGCTCAGATCTCGCAGGTTACAGAGGACATAAGAGAGTCGTACTTGCTGCAGTGATTGAAGCTCTTCATACAGCAAGCCTTCTTCATGATGATGTAGTTGATGAGGCAGAGCTCAGAAGAGGTAAAACTGCTGCAAACAAAGTATGGGGCAATCAGGTGGTTGTACTTCTTGGGGATTATCTTTATGCAAAAGCTCTGCATGTATCAGTAGCGCAGGAAAGTCTTCAAATAATTGAAGCTCTATCTAAAGCAACATCTTTAATGGCTGAGGGAGAAATCCTTCAACTAATGAAAACAGGAGATCCATCCATAACATTTGATGAATATATAAAGATAATAACAGGTAAAACAGCGGGGCTTATTAGTGCTGCGTGCCGGATTGCCGGGCTTCTTGCTGAACTTCCAGCAGAAAAAGTTCAGGCATTAACTGATTTTGGACATTATATTGGTATTGCATTTCAGATGCTTGATGATATTCTTGATTATGTAGCCAATGAATCCGAGCTTGGTAAAAAACTCGGTAAAGATTTGATGGAAGGTAAAATTACACTTCCACTTATTGAGCTTTTAAGAAAAGCTAACGAAAAAGAGGATGTTATAAAAATAATAAAATCCGAAGATTTCTCAGAACAGAGTCTTGTCGGTATTCTAAATTATTTAGAAACATACAAATGCATTGATTCATCAATGGAAATAGCAAAAAATTATATAGAAAGAGCAAAACAGTCACTGGAGATATTTCCAGATTCTCAGTACAGGCAGAGACTACTCAGTATTGCTGATTATATTTTATTGAGGAATAAATAA
- a CDS encoding protein-L-isoaspartate(D-aspartate) O-methyltransferase has product MDKYKHLRELMVETQILERGIRDKRVIEVMKKLPRHLFVPENIIDDAYDDRALPIGHGQTISQPYIVALMTELIELKGDEKVLEIGTGSGYQSAILAELAREVHTVERVLQLAEESRKRFERLGYKNIKVYIRDGTEGVPEEAPFDRIIITAATPEIPPPLVEQLKEGGIVVAPVGERYSQYMLKAIKKGNELERYYLIPVAFVPLIGKYGWKDES; this is encoded by the coding sequence ATGGATAAATATAAACATTTAAGAGAATTGATGGTTGAGACTCAGATCCTTGAAAGAGGCATACGAGATAAACGTGTAATAGAGGTGATGAAAAAACTTCCAAGACATCTTTTTGTCCCTGAAAATATAATTGATGATGCTTATGATGATAGAGCTCTGCCAATTGGTCATGGTCAGACAATTTCTCAGCCATACATAGTTGCTTTAATGACAGAACTTATTGAACTTAAGGGAGATGAAAAAGTTTTAGAGATTGGAACGGGTTCGGGGTATCAGTCTGCGATTCTTGCTGAACTTGCAAGAGAAGTTCATACTGTTGAAAGAGTTTTACAACTTGCAGAGGAATCAAGAAAAAGATTTGAAAGACTTGGATATAAAAATATAAAAGTTTATATCAGAGATGGCACTGAAGGAGTTCCCGAGGAAGCTCCATTTGACAGAATCATTATAACCGCAGCCACTCCGGAGATTCCTCCTCCGCTTGTTGAACAACTAAAAGAAGGAGGAATAGTTGTTGCACCTGTGGGTGAAAGATATTCACAGTATATGCTCAAAGCAATTAAAAAGGGAAATGAGCTTGAACGGTATTATCTTATTCCGGTTGCTTTTGTTCCATTAATAGGTAAATATGGCTGGAAGGATGAGTCATAG
- a CDS encoding two-component system sensor histidine kinase NtrB, which yields MYKNAETATLEALKMQAIGITVTLHSFLQASDIEKIKKQESTIFSEILLDERWEGIAFVALYSMDGTIILHSNPALMGKKIEKITATFNNNAPYYHFVTLGTGERVFVSDSKMIIHKKPYILRVALHTYPAEAVLRTAKMHVMFMIGSAILIISGGLFSIMLLSKVEKMQDKIRELENLSMLSRVLAHEIRNPLGSIKGFAQYLTKKISDASLKEYLNIIVKESIRLERLTDELSQYANPQKFNINEINLKEVLHEISLPFVNQNKEIEFSVAADDIYVKTDADKLKQILNNIIQNAVDAVSEAREKKVTITAEKINGKIKIEIADTGAGMDENILNRAIEPFFTTKSKGSGLGLAIVKKLCDFLKIELEIKSKKGEGTKVCLRMPEYQ from the coding sequence ATGTACAAAAATGCTGAAACAGCCACGCTGGAAGCATTAAAAATGCAGGCAATAGGCATTACTGTAACCCTGCACAGTTTTCTGCAGGCTTCGGATATCGAAAAGATTAAAAAACAGGAAAGCACGATCTTTTCAGAAATTTTACTTGATGAAAGATGGGAAGGTATTGCTTTTGTTGCTCTTTATAGTATGGATGGCACAATCATTCTTCATTCAAATCCAGCACTGATGGGTAAAAAAATTGAAAAAATAACTGCTACATTTAATAACAACGCTCCCTATTATCATTTTGTTACACTCGGCACTGGGGAAAGAGTGTTTGTCTCTGACTCAAAGATGATAATTCATAAAAAACCTTATATTTTAAGGGTAGCGCTTCATACCTATCCTGCTGAAGCTGTTCTTAGAACTGCAAAAATGCATGTTATGTTTATGATTGGATCAGCAATATTGATAATTTCTGGAGGACTCTTTTCAATTATGCTTTTAAGTAAAGTTGAAAAAATGCAGGATAAAATAAGAGAACTCGAAAACCTTTCAATGTTGTCAAGAGTTTTAGCTCATGAAATAAGAAATCCTCTTGGAAGTATAAAGGGATTCGCCCAGTATCTTACAAAAAAGATTTCTGATGCTTCTTTGAAAGAATATCTGAATATAATTGTAAAAGAAAGTATTAGACTTGAAAGACTTACAGATGAACTCTCTCAATACGCAAATCCACAAAAATTTAATATAAATGAAATTAATCTAAAAGAAGTTTTACATGAAATCAGCCTGCCTTTTGTTAATCAGAATAAAGAAATCGAATTTTCAGTAGCTGCAGATGATATTTATGTTAAAACCGATGCAGATAAATTAAAGCAGATTCTAAACAATATCATTCAAAATGCTGTTGATGCAGTATCTGAAGCCAGAGAAAAAAAAGTTACTATAACTGCAGAAAAAATCAATGGTAAAATAAAGATTGAGATAGCAGATACAGGTGCTGGTATGGATGAAAATATTTTAAATAGGGCAATAGAGCCATTCTTTACAACAAAGTCCAAAGGTTCCGGTCTTGGTCTTGCAATTGTAAAGAAGTTATGCGACTTTTTAAAAATTGAGTTAGAGATCAAAAGCAAAAAGGGAGAAGGAACAAAAGTATGTCTCAGAATGCCAGAATATCAATAG
- a CDS encoding sigma-54-dependent transcriptional regulator, producing the protein MSQNARISIVEDDASFASFLKTILADEEYSVQIFNDPELALKEINKFSPHLVITDLKMPKMNGIKFIEKAKDILPDTEFIVITAFGTIPSAVEAMKKGAIDYITKPLSSPEEFLEAIKKILNKKSMIKFSDNKTHDIPPFEILFAGIEEVYKMIKDVAKTDTTLILYGETGTGKSAIAKAIHQISNKKGAFVEINCASIPEALIESELFGYEKGAFSGAIKQKPGRIELAHDGTLFLDEIGELTPSIQAKFLRVLQDKSFERVGGLETIKTNARFITATNRDLKQMVKEGKFREDLYFRLNVFPIFIPPLRDRKHYIPKIAEYLVKTISRKVGREDKKLSKNSLEILKTYSFPGNIRELENMLERAIILAKDDEIEIKVDSTLELEGNDLRAIEKKAIVDALNKTNGNKKKASELLRISLRTLYYKIKEYNLE; encoded by the coding sequence ATGTCTCAGAATGCCAGAATATCAATAGTTGAGGATGACGCATCATTTGCTTCGTTTCTTAAAACTATCCTCGCAGATGAAGAATATTCTGTGCAGATATTTAATGACCCTGAACTGGCATTGAAAGAGATCAATAAATTTTCTCCGCATCTTGTAATTACAGATTTAAAAATGCCGAAAATGAACGGAATAAAGTTCATTGAGAAAGCAAAAGATATTCTTCCTGATACAGAATTTATTGTAATCACAGCTTTTGGAACAATTCCTTCTGCTGTTGAAGCAATGAAAAAAGGAGCCATAGACTATATTACAAAACCCCTTTCTTCGCCTGAAGAGTTTCTGGAAGCTATAAAGAAAATTTTGAATAAAAAATCAATGATTAAGTTTTCTGATAATAAAACGCATGATATTCCTCCTTTTGAGATTCTTTTTGCAGGCATTGAAGAAGTCTATAAAATGATAAAAGATGTGGCAAAAACTGACACCACTTTAATACTCTATGGTGAAACAGGAACAGGGAAATCAGCAATTGCAAAGGCTATTCATCAGATAAGTAACAAAAAAGGAGCATTTGTTGAAATAAACTGTGCATCAATTCCTGAAGCTCTGATTGAGTCCGAGCTTTTTGGATATGAAAAAGGAGCTTTTTCAGGAGCAATAAAACAAAAACCAGGAAGAATTGAGCTTGCTCATGATGGAACACTTTTTCTTGATGAAATTGGTGAGTTAACTCCTTCAATTCAGGCCAAATTTCTGAGAGTGTTGCAGGACAAAAGCTTTGAAAGAGTTGGCGGTCTTGAAACAATTAAAACTAACGCAAGATTTATAACAGCCACAAACAGAGATTTAAAACAGATGGTTAAAGAAGGAAAATTCAGAGAAGACCTTTACTTCAGACTTAATGTTTTTCCAATCTTTATTCCTCCATTAAGAGATCGAAAACATTATATACCAAAAATCGCTGAGTATCTAGTGAAAACTATCTCAAGAAAAGTTGGCAGGGAGGACAAAAAATTAAGTAAAAATTCTCTTGAAATTCTTAAAACCTACTCTTTCCCTGGAAATATCCGTGAACTTGAAAACATGCTTGAAAGGGCAATTATTCTGGCAAAAGATGATGAGATAGAAATAAAAGTCGATAGCACCTTAGAGTTAGAGGGAAACGATCTCAGAGCCATTGAAAAAAAAGCAATTGTTGATGCGCTAAACAAAACTAATGGAAATAAAAAGAAAGCTTCTGAACTTCTGAGAATATCTTTAAGAACCCTTTACTATAAAATTAAAGAATACAACTTAGAATAG
- a CDS encoding NAD(P)/FAD-dependent oxidoreductase translates to MALKNNYDIIIIGAGPAGIFAALEVTSKSDLKVLIVEKGKDIEKRQCPMQTSGKCAHCPVCDILSGWGGAGAFSDGKLNLSPDIGGFLTKYISRDTLIKLIDYVDKIYVKYGAPEKLYEPAPEIVKKIKSVATKNGIAFIPSKIRHIGTERCTEVLRALKEDISKNVQILFNLSVDRILIKDNRVGGVVLNDGRKINAKCVVLAPGRVGSHWLQQETKKLKLNTELNPVDVGVRVEVAASIMEDLTRVCYEPKFIYYSKTFDDATRTFCVNPYGEVVRENINGIWTVNGHSYADKKTDNTNFAILSSTYFTEPFREPILYGQSIARLANFLGHGVLIQRLGDLKKGRRSTRERIMKNPIQPTLKDVTPGDLSFVLPYRYLVNIIEMLEALDKVLPGINSNHTLLYGVEIKLYSMRLKLTENLETEIENLFAAGDGAGVSRGLIQASVSGILVAREILKRYG, encoded by the coding sequence ATGGCATTGAAGAATAACTATGATATTATTATTATCGGAGCAGGACCTGCAGGTATATTTGCAGCTTTAGAGGTAACTTCAAAATCTGACCTCAAAGTTTTAATTGTTGAGAAGGGAAAAGATATTGAAAAAAGACAGTGTCCAATGCAAACCTCAGGAAAGTGTGCTCACTGTCCTGTTTGTGACATTTTAAGTGGATGGGGTGGTGCAGGTGCGTTCAGTGATGGAAAGCTGAATCTTTCACCTGATATAGGTGGTTTTCTTACAAAATATATCAGTAGAGACACTCTAATTAAGTTGATAGATTATGTTGATAAAATTTACGTTAAATATGGAGCTCCAGAGAAACTGTACGAACCAGCTCCAGAAATTGTAAAAAAAATAAAAAGTGTGGCAACAAAAAACGGTATTGCTTTTATTCCATCTAAAATAAGACATATAGGCACAGAAAGATGTACTGAAGTTTTGAGAGCCTTAAAAGAAGATATATCAAAAAACGTTCAAATCCTGTTTAATCTGTCTGTAGATAGAATTCTTATAAAAGATAATAGGGTAGGTGGCGTTGTACTTAATGATGGAAGAAAAATCAATGCAAAATGTGTTGTACTCGCACCTGGAAGAGTTGGAAGTCACTGGCTTCAGCAGGAAACAAAGAAGCTAAAGCTAAACACTGAATTAAATCCTGTTGATGTAGGTGTGAGAGTGGAAGTTGCCGCATCAATTATGGAGGACCTCACACGGGTTTGTTATGAACCAAAGTTTATCTATTACTCAAAAACCTTCGACGATGCCACGAGAACATTTTGTGTTAACCCCTATGGAGAAGTTGTAAGAGAAAATATAAATGGGATATGGACAGTTAACGGACACAGCTATGCAGATAAAAAAACAGACAATACAAATTTTGCCATACTTTCAAGCACATATTTTACAGAGCCATTCCGTGAGCCAATTCTTTATGGACAGAGCATTGCAAGACTGGCAAATTTTCTTGGCCATGGAGTTTTAATACAGAGACTTGGAGACCTTAAAAAGGGAAGAAGGTCAACTCGTGAAAGAATAATGAAAAATCCCATTCAACCAACGCTGAAAGATGTAACACCAGGAGATCTCAGTTTTGTTTTGCCCTATCGTTATCTTGTAAATATAATTGAGATGCTTGAAGCTCTTGATAAGGTCTTGCCTGGAATAAACTCTAACCATACACTTCTTTATGGAGTCGAGATAAAGCTTTACAGTATGAGGTTAAAGCTTACAGAAAATCTTGAAACAGAGATAGAAAACCTTTTCGCAGCAGGAGATGGAGCAGGGGTATCAAGAGGCTTGATTCAGGCGTCAGTATCTGGCATTCTGGTAGCAAGAGAGATATTGAAACGCTATGGATAA
- the surE gene encoding 5'/3'-nucleotidase SurE, giving the protein MPLILVTNDDGFFSMGIQSLFFALKDLGETVIVAPDRDRSAVSHALTMHRPLKVDLIKENCFSVNGTPTDCIVVGVKKILPRDPDLIISGINKGANLGEDITYSGTVSAAMEGTILGIPSFAVSLVGERPFKYETASTYALKIAKFILEKKLPQETLLNVNVPNKTLQEIKGIKVTKQGKRSYENSIHEIFSPWGEKQFWIGGGIVSWHKMEGTDIQAVMDNYVSVTPLHIDLTNYNALDYLKKHGIEE; this is encoded by the coding sequence ATGCCATTAATACTCGTTACCAATGATGATGGCTTTTTCTCGATGGGTATTCAGAGTCTGTTTTTTGCTTTAAAAGATCTGGGAGAAACAGTCATAGTTGCGCCAGACAGAGATCGTTCTGCTGTGAGTCATGCTCTCACAATGCACAGACCATTAAAAGTGGACTTGATAAAAGAAAATTGCTTTAGTGTGAATGGGACTCCAACAGATTGCATTGTTGTGGGAGTGAAAAAAATTCTACCTCGAGACCCTGATCTTATTATTTCGGGAATCAACAAAGGAGCAAATCTTGGAGAAGATATTACATATTCAGGTACTGTTTCAGCTGCTATGGAAGGAACTATTCTTGGAATTCCTTCATTTGCAGTTTCACTTGTTGGAGAAAGACCTTTTAAGTATGAAACAGCTTCTACCTACGCACTTAAAATTGCAAAGTTTATCCTTGAAAAAAAACTTCCTCAAGAAACTCTTTTAAATGTTAATGTACCCAATAAAACTCTACAGGAGATTAAAGGAATCAAGGTAACAAAGCAGGGTAAAAGGTCTTATGAAAACTCGATTCATGAGATTTTTTCGCCATGGGGAGAAAAACAGTTCTGGATTGGAGGAGGAATCGTTTCATGGCACAAAATGGAGGGAACAGACATCCAGGCTGTGATGGACAATTATGTGTCAGTAACCCCGCTTCACATTGATTTAACTAACTATAATGCATTAGATTATCTTAAAAAACATGGCATTGAAGAATAA
- the dsrP gene encoding sulfate reduction electron transfer complex DsrMKJOP subunit DsrP translates to MLEYALKGSKRYWTWVCFLLVLIGIGFIAYLNQFQVGLGITGMSRDVSWGFYIGQFTFLVGVAASAVTVVLPYYFHNWKKYGRIAVIGEFLAIPAVLMCMLFIFVDLGQPMRVMNVLLHPTPNSVMFFDMVVLSGYLILNLLCGWVVLGSERKSAPPPTWIKPFLYIAICWAPSIHIVTAFLYQGLPGRHYWLTAIMAAKFLSSAFASGPALLVLLCMIIRKFTKFDPGKEAIQSLAKTSAYFLIATILFYVFEVFTAFYSSIPGHMAPITYLFSGLDGFTKLVPVMKVCAVLVAIGTIILVTPPLRKWEVTLAIGALATFLGMWLEKGLSLVVGGFIPNPFERVFEYWPTLQEVLIALGVWSLGFFILTILYKIATTVKEKAVFDKYGQKQIIE, encoded by the coding sequence ATGCTTGAATATGCATTGAAAGGAAGTAAAAGATACTGGACTTGGGTATGTTTCTTACTTGTTCTTATTGGCATAGGTTTTATTGCTTATTTAAATCAGTTTCAGGTTGGTTTGGGTATTACTGGCATGAGCAGAGATGTTTCATGGGGATTTTATATAGGTCAGTTTACTTTTCTTGTCGGTGTTGCTGCATCTGCTGTTACAGTTGTTTTGCCTTATTATTTTCATAACTGGAAAAAATATGGCAGGATTGCAGTAATTGGTGAATTTCTTGCTATTCCTGCTGTGTTGATGTGCATGCTTTTTATTTTTGTTGACCTCGGACAACCTATGAGAGTTATGAACGTACTTCTGCATCCAACTCCGAACTCGGTTATGTTTTTTGATATGGTTGTATTGAGTGGTTATTTAATTTTAAATCTTCTCTGCGGATGGGTTGTTCTTGGATCTGAAAGAAAGAGTGCTCCACCTCCAACATGGATTAAACCATTTCTTTATATTGCTATTTGTTGGGCACCGTCAATCCATATAGTTACAGCATTTCTCTATCAGGGTTTGCCTGGAAGACATTACTGGTTAACAGCAATTATGGCTGCAAAATTTCTATCTTCAGCTTTTGCCTCTGGTCCTGCTCTTCTTGTATTGCTCTGCATGATAATACGAAAATTCACTAAGTTTGATCCTGGAAAAGAAGCTATTCAAAGTCTTGCAAAAACTTCAGCGTATTTTTTAATTGCAACCATTCTTTTTTACGTTTTTGAAGTTTTTACAGCATTTTATAGCAGTATTCCAGGACATATGGCTCCTATAACATATTTATTTTCTGGATTGGATGGCTTTACTAAACTCGTGCCTGTAATGAAAGTATGTGCTGTACTTGTTGCTATAGGAACAATTATTTTGGTAACACCTCCATTAAGAAAATGGGAAGTTACCCTTGCCATAGGAGCTCTAGCAACATTTCTTGGTATGTGGCTTGAAAAAGGTCTTAGCCTCGTAGTTGGAGGATTTATACCAAATCCTTTTGAGAGAGTTTTTGAGTACTGGCCTACATTACAGGAAGTTTTAATTGCACTTGGAGTCTGGTCTCTGGGATTTTTTATTCTTACCATACTTTACAAAATCGCCACAACTGTTAAGGAAAAAGCTGTGTTTGACAAATATGGACAAAAACAGATAATAGAGTAA
- the galT gene encoding galactose-1-phosphate uridylyltransferase, producing MPELRRDPISGRWVIIAVERGKRPSDFTSVSQKRKLKGFCPFCPGNEYTAPQEIISFRPPNTAPNTPGWTLRVVPNKFPALQIHGDLNKRGEGVYDKMNGIGAHEVIIETPDHLASLSTLPLKAVEDVLWAYYLRITDLKKDVRFKYVLVFKNEGEPAGASIEHTHSQLIALPIVPHIVNEEMNSAKKYFELRDRCIFCDIIAQELESDKRVIYQNESYIVLSPFAPREPFEIWILPKSHESYFEPQGKSFSLLADALQTTLKKLDTVLEFPPYNYVLHTSPFQNEINDYYHWHIEIIPKLTKTAGFEWGSGFFINPTPPEEAAKFMREAKV from the coding sequence ATGCCTGAGTTAAGAAGAGATCCAATTTCGGGACGATGGGTAATAATAGCAGTTGAAAGAGGTAAAAGACCTTCAGATTTTACATCTGTAAGTCAGAAAAGGAAACTGAAAGGCTTCTGCCCTTTTTGTCCTGGTAATGAATATACTGCTCCGCAAGAGATAATTTCGTTTAGACCACCAAATACAGCTCCAAACACACCTGGATGGACATTAAGAGTTGTGCCAAATAAGTTTCCAGCGTTACAGATTCATGGAGACCTCAATAAAAGAGGAGAAGGAGTTTATGACAAAATGAATGGCATAGGTGCTCATGAAGTTATTATTGAAACTCCAGACCATCTAGCTTCTCTTTCCACTCTTCCATTAAAAGCTGTTGAAGATGTATTATGGGCTTACTATTTGAGAATTACGGATCTAAAAAAAGATGTGAGATTTAAATATGTATTGGTTTTCAAAAATGAAGGTGAGCCCGCAGGTGCATCTATTGAACATACTCACAGTCAGTTAATTGCTTTACCAATAGTGCCCCATATTGTTAATGAGGAAATGAATTCAGCTAAAAAATATTTTGAATTGAGAGATAGATGTATATTCTGTGACATAATTGCTCAGGAACTAGAGTCTGACAAAAGAGTTATCTATCAAAATGAAAGTTATATTGTTTTATCTCCATTTGCTCCACGAGAGCCATTTGAGATATGGATATTGCCTAAAAGTCATGAATCGTACTTTGAACCGCAAGGCAAAAGTTTCAGTCTTCTTGCAGATGCTTTACAGACTACGCTTAAAAAACTTGACACAGTGCTTGAATTTCCACCGTACAATTATGTATTGCATACATCTCCTTTCCAGAATGAGATTAATGATTACTATCACTGGCATATTGAAATTATACCGAAGCTAACAAAAACTGCAGGATTTGAGTGGGGCTCAGGGTTTTTTATCAATCCTACACCTCCTGAAGAAGCTGCTAAATTTATGAGAGAGGCAAAAGTATGA
- the mtnA gene encoding S-methyl-5-thioribose-1-phosphate isomerase, whose translation MPMLQSIRWENGIVYILDQRLLPEKIEYLKCTHYEEIARAIENLAIRGAPAIGIAAAFSVAVTSYKSQALSGKKLLNELKTVFQRLIKTRPTAVNIKWAVERMKSLIINNLNLSVSKLKELIVEEALKIHQEDIEINRTIGEYSLPLFKDGCTVMTYCNAGSLATGGFGTATAGMYLAKQKGIKFKVIACETRPLLQGARITVFELSEAGIDVTLIADNTAGVLLTKDMVDFVIVGTDRTVQNGDVANKIGTYSLAVLSKENKIPFYIAAPTSSIDLSIPSGNMIPIEERSSDEVTTIRGVRIAPQGVKVINLAFDVTPSKYVTAIITEKGVFLPKHIKYINSDDKLQKLRVRL comes from the coding sequence ATGCCTATGCTTCAATCAATAAGGTGGGAAAATGGCATAGTTTATATCCTTGACCAGAGACTTTTACCTGAAAAAATTGAGTATTTAAAATGTACTCATTATGAAGAAATAGCCAGAGCAATTGAGAATCTCGCAATCAGAGGTGCACCGGCAATAGGTATTGCAGCCGCGTTTTCCGTGGCAGTTACTTCATATAAATCACAGGCTTTATCAGGCAAAAAACTTCTTAATGAACTTAAGACAGTATTTCAGAGACTTATAAAAACAAGACCAACTGCTGTAAATATAAAATGGGCAGTTGAAAGGATGAAAAGTTTAATAATTAATAATCTGAATCTATCAGTTTCCAAGCTTAAGGAACTTATTGTAGAGGAAGCATTGAAAATACACCAGGAAGATATCGAGATAAACAGAACTATTGGTGAATACAGTTTGCCTCTTTTTAAAGATGGATGTACGGTTATGACTTATTGTAATGCAGGAAGCCTGGCAACAGGCGGATTTGGAACAGCAACCGCAGGAATGTATCTTGCCAAGCAAAAAGGAATCAAGTTTAAAGTTATCGCATGCGAAACAAGACCTTTACTGCAGGGTGCTCGTATTACTGTTTTTGAGCTTTCAGAGGCTGGCATAGATGTCACTCTTATTGCAGATAATACAGCGGGTGTTTTACTAACAAAAGATATGGTTGACTTTGTAATTGTAGGAACAGATAGAACAGTACAAAATGGAGATGTGGCAAACAAGATTGGCACATATTCTCTGGCTGTTCTTAGCAAGGAAAATAAAATTCCATTTTATATTGCTGCACCCACCTCAAGCATTGATCTTTCAATCCCATCTGGAAATATGATTCCAATTGAAGAAAGAAGTTCTGATGAGGTGACAACCATCAGAGGTGTAAGGATAGCTCCTCAGGGAGTTAAGGTAATAAATCTTGCATTTGATGTAACACCCTCAAAGTATGTTACAGCAATAATTACTGAAAAGGGTGTATTTTTACCAAAACATATTAAATACATTAATAGTGATGATAAATTGCAAAAATTGAGGGTTAGACTGTGA
- a CDS encoding ribonuclease Z, which produces MARLFHYKIVNDAFGDPCVLIKLLRERRSLLLDVGDIRKIPFNEILKVSDIFVSHTHIDHFIGFDQVIRAVLRRPEPLRVYGPENIIECVQGKLKGYTWNLISDYPLTIEVFAIGEKEIKIAKFRANERFEIRLMPAVFIENNIILQEPLFRVKALVLSHGIPVIAYSIEEDFHINIDKVELEKSGLKIGPWLGELKKLIKLYYNYDPVKILKPRDPETTVEVNTPVGKVKIEELFHILKITKGEKISYVIDVAPIEENIQKVIDFVKGSDILFCEAYFLSKDKDRAIERNHLTAETTGKIAKDADVKEVVIIHISPKYIANPQEVYKEVELSRSGVLQQG; this is translated from the coding sequence GTGGCAAGACTTTTTCATTATAAGATAGTAAATGACGCCTTCGGAGACCCTTGTGTTTTAATAAAACTCTTAAGAGAAAGAAGATCTTTATTGCTGGATGTCGGTGATATAAGAAAAATTCCTTTCAATGAGATTCTTAAAGTAAGTGATATATTTGTCAGTCACACTCATATTGACCATTTTATAGGCTTTGACCAGGTAATACGAGCAGTTTTAAGAAGACCAGAACCTCTCAGGGTTTACGGACCTGAAAACATAATTGAATGCGTTCAGGGAAAACTTAAAGGCTATACATGGAACCTCATTTCAGATTATCCATTAACAATTGAAGTTTTCGCAATTGGCGAAAAGGAAATAAAAATAGCGAAATTCAGAGCTAATGAACGATTTGAAATTAGACTAATGCCAGCTGTGTTTATAGAAAACAATATAATCCTTCAAGAACCTCTTTTTAGAGTTAAAGCACTGGTTCTATCTCATGGGATACCTGTTATTGCTTACAGCATTGAAGAGGATTTTCATATAAATATAGACAAAGTAGAACTTGAAAAATCAGGACTTAAGATAGGTCCATGGCTTGGTGAGCTTAAAAAGCTTATAAAACTGTATTATAACTATGATCCAGTAAAGATACTTAAACCGAGAGATCCCGAAACCACAGTTGAAGTAAATACACCAGTGGGCAAAGTTAAGATTGAAGAGCTTTTTCATATTTTGAAAATTACTAAAGGTGAAAAAATCTCTTATGTCATAGATGTGGCTCCGATTGAAGAGAATATTCAGAAAGTAATTGATTTTGTTAAAGGTTCAGATATTTTATTCTGTGAAGCTTATTTTCTCAGTAAGGATAAAGACAGAGCAATTGAGCGAAATCATTTAACTGCAGAAACCACAGGGAAAATTGCAAAAGATGCAGATGTTAAAGAAGTTGTAATTATTCATATATCTCCAAAATACATAGCAAATCCTCAAGAAGTTTACAAAGAGGTGGAACTATCAAGATCAGGCGTTTTACAGCAAGGCTAA